The DNA sequence ACGTTGCTGTCGGCGAGGGCCTCGTTCATCTTCCGCTCGGCCCAGTAGATCCTGTTGATGACCTGCTGCTGGCCGCCTGCCGCGGTGACGGCCTTCGGGGTGTAGCCGGCGATGACGTCGATGACCACCGGCTTGTCCGCCGTGGCCTCGATCCCTCCCTGGAGGGACCTTCGCATGGCCGACGCGGCGGCCGGGTCGATGCCCGGCTTGTCGGGCACCCTCAGCGGGCTGAGGAAGGGGTCCTCCTCGGTGACGTGCAGCTGGGTGGGCTGGCCCGTGACGGTTCGCGCGTGGTAGACGCGCTCGCCGAGGTCCGCGTGGACCTCCACGACGACGGTGGCCTCGGGCGTACGGTCGGTCTTGGTCTTGCACAGGCCGCGCAGGGCGACGACGACGCTGGTGTCGGGCCGGTCCTTGACGTGGCCGCTCCAGACGACCGTTCCGTGGTCGTCGTCGATCCCGTCCTCGACCGCGGTGACGCGCACGTCCTCGAAGAACTCGAAGGTGTGCTCGCGCGGCACGCCGATCGGAGCCGGGGTGCACAGCGTGCGGAACAGTTCCGCGTCGAGGGGGAAGGTGCGCTCGCGCACCACCACCCTGTCCTCGCCGGACGGGGAGGGGGCACGGGCGGCCAGGGGGGCGGCGGAGACACCGGCGGCCGCGGCCAACGGCAGGGCGGTGAGAGCGGCGACACACACCGCCAGCAGACGGGCACGCCGAGGACGGCGAAGTGAGGTCATACGGCACAGAAAACTAGAGCCCATGTCGTACAGGCGCGCGACATGCCTTGCTCTCCGATGGATCACCCGCCCGCCACAACACGGCCACCCCTATGTCTGACAAGCGAGATGGCCCCCAACCCCAGTCGTCGCAGCCAGGTGATCGTTTCCGTTCACGGCTCCAGGTCGGCGCGGACGGACCGGAATCATCGAGCTGCGTGCCCTGCGTGGGCTCACGTCGCGTCACGCGTCCAGTTGTGCGCGGATGAGTGTGTCGAGTCGTTGCCATGCCTGGGATGAGGCGTTGACCGTGCCCTGGATGAGGGCGGGGATCTCGGAGGTCGCGTCCTGCCCGGGCAGTTCGTGGGGGCCGTAGCGTTCTCGGGTCGCTTCGGCGATCCGGTGGGCGAGGTCGTCGATGAGAGGATCGTCGGCGGCGAGGTCGTACGCGTGGTCGTAGTCGAGGAAGAGCTGCCGTGTCGCCGGGTCGGCCAGGGTCTCGGCCTGGTCGTGGAACAGGGTGACCGCGAGGTCCGGGTGGGTGGCGAACACGAGGATCCACAGGTCGCGTTGCAGGTCCTCCATCGAGGGGTGAATCCCCAGTGGGCCAGGTGCTCCAGATGGGTGCCGACCTCGGCGGGCAGCGGTGACAGCTGCCCGGCCGCGAGCCGGCGCAGGCGTCCCCGTGTTGCCCGCAGTCCGCGGATGCGGGCGGTGAGCTCGTCCTCGATCTCGTGCAGCGCCTGCTGGAACTCCTCGACGGTCGCGGACCTCAGGTCGCGGATGCGGGCCAGGGGGACTCCGGCTTCGGCGAGCGTCCGGATCTTGATCAGGTCGATGGCGTCCTTCGCGCCGTATCGGCGGTAGCCGGACGCGTCGCGGTCGGGCTCGGGGAGCAGTCCCTTGTCGTGGTAGACGCGGATGGTCTTGATCGACACTCCGGCGTACCTGGCCAGCTGCCCGATGGTGATCACCCGGTGATCCTCCCATTTGACCTTTCCCCTGGGGCAGGGTTGCAGCATGGGGGCATGGCGAACATGAGTACTGATCGGGAGACGCTGCGCGCGCTGGCCGACGAGGGCAACGAGACCGCTTTGGAGCGGCTGGCCGACCTTGCCGACACGGCCGGCGACCTGGAGGAGCTGAGCGAGCTCCTGGACGAGGGATCCATGCATGCCGGGTTTCTGCTCACTCGGCGCGCGGCCGCGGCCGGCGACCTGCGTGAGTTGCAGCGGATCTCCGACGCCGGGTACGAGGAGGCCGGCACCGAACTGGACCGGCTCCTGAAGGCACCGACCGACGGGCATCGGCCCTGAGGACCGAACCGGCCGCGTCGAAGGGGGTCGGCCCGGCGCGGTAGGCGGTAGGCGGTAGGCGGTAGAGGGCGGAGGCGGTCGCGGCGGAGCACCATGGAGGGAGGGGCGTAGGCGTGACGACCGGGCAGGAGCCCGACCATGGCGCGTGGGCGACTGCGGATCTACCTTGGGGCGGCCCCCGGGGTCGGCAAGACGTACGCGATGCTCGAAGAAGGGCAGCGCCTGGCCCAGGCCGGCGCCGACGTGGCGGTCGGGTTCGTCGATGGCAGGACGTCGAGGAACTCCTCGACGCGGGCATCGACGTCGTCACCACCCTCAACGTCCAGCACCTGGAGTCCCTGGGCGACGTGGTCCGGCAGATCACCGGTGTCCCGCAGCGCGAGACCCTGCCGGACGAGGTGTCCCGCAGCGCGGACCAGATCGAGCTGGTGGACCTGCCGCCCGAGCTGCTGCGCGACCTCGGCCCTACGGCTGCCGCACCCGAGCCGTGCCACCGGCCCTCGCCGGTTCTGGATCGCGATGCTGCTCGCCGCGATCACGCTCCCGGGCCTGACCGCTCTCCTGGTCCTCCTGGGCGAGCACGTGGACCTCGCCCTCGCCCTGGTGCTCTACCTGCTGGCCGTCGTCGTGATCGCCCTGGTCGGAGGCCTCGTTCCCGCGCTGCTGGCCGCGCTCGCCGCGGGACTGCTCGCCGACCACTACTTCACCCCGCCGGTGCACTCGCTGCGCGTCGAGCGCCTCGCCGACATCCTCGCGTTGGTGGTGTACGTCGTCACGGCGGTCATCGTCGGCATGGCCGCGGGCACGGCCGCGCGCCGCACGTACCAGGCCGTACGAGCGAGCTCCGAGGCCCGGGCGCTGAGCCGGCTGGCCACCGCCATGATGCACGGGCAGGACCTTCCGACCCTGCTCGAACAGGTACGGGAGGACTTCGGCCTGGAGGCGGTGAGCCTGCTGGCACGCGATACGGGGCATGCCGCCGAGCCCCGCTGGTACGTCGTCGCCAGCACCGGCGAGCATCCGCCGGAGCGCCCGTACGACGTCGATGTGGAAAGCCCCGTCGGCGATGACCTCACGCTGGCGGCGACAGGGCGCCCGCCGAGCGGCGACGACCAGCGCGTACTGGGGGCGTGCGCGGCCCAGTTGGGCATGGCCTACTCCCATGGCCGGCTCGCCGCCCATGACGCCGAAGCGGGTCTGCGTGCCACGGCCGAGCACACCCGGGCCTCGCTCCTCCTCACGGCGAGCCGCGACCTGCGGGGGCCGCTGAGTACGGCCGACGAAGCGCTGAGCGGCCTCGGCAGCGGCACCGATCCGAAGGAGGCCCAGCGGCACAGCCCGCCGGACCGGCCCCCGCGGCTGACGGCCGAGATCCGGGCCGGTCAGGTGGAGATCCACGTGGAAGACGGCGCCAACGAGATGGTTCAGGTCGCGGAACGCGGGACGCATCCGAGCCGCAAGCCGGACAGTCTGACCCTGCGGATGTGTCGTGACCTCATGGAGACCATGGGGGGCACCCTGGGAACCACGGGCGCCGGCCCCGGCTTCGCCGTGACGCTCACGCT is a window from the Streptomyces sp. NBC_01244 genome containing:
- a CDS encoding DUF4118 domain-containing protein; protein product: MLLAAITLPGLTALLVLLGEHVDLALALVLYLLAVVVIALVGGLVPALLAALAAGLLADHYFTPPVHSLRVERLADILALVVYVVTAVIVGMAAGTAARRTYQAVRASSEARALSRLATAMMHGQDLPTLLEQVREDFGLEAVSLLARDTGHAAEPRWYVVASTGEHPPERPYDVDVESPVGDDLTLAATGRPPSGDDQRVLGACAAQLGMAYSHGRLAAHDAEAGLRATAEHTRASLLLTASRDLRGPLSTADEALSGLGSGTDPKEAQRHSPPDRPPRLTAEIRAGQVEIHVEDGANEMVQVAERGTHPSRKPDSLTLRMCRDLMETMGGTLGTTGAGPGFAVTLTLPAAAPRQPIIAGRRS
- a CDS encoding MerR family transcriptional regulator, which translates into the protein MEDLQRDLWILVFATHPDLAVTLFHDQAETLADPATRQLFLDYDHAYDLAADDPLIDDLAHRIAEATRERYGPHELPGQDATSEIPALIQGTVNASSQAWQRLDTLIRAQLDA